The sequence below is a genomic window from Maylandia zebra isolate NMK-2024a linkage group LG18, Mzebra_GT3a, whole genome shotgun sequence.
CCCTCGGTGGCTCAATGGCTCCTCTCTTTGTGACCCTCTCCATCTTCATAAAGGGCCTTTCCCCTTGTTTATCCAGGAAGAGGTTTTATGGCTGGGAGCGGGGGAGGACCATGCTGTCACTTTCACCGTGCTAAAGAAGGCTTATTGTTGGCTGTTCCCAAAGGTCCTGGTTTTAAAGGCTTTCTGACAACTCTTCAGGCAAAGCTGTGCCATTCAGATAAGACGAGCTCTGAGGTGCTGACAGGTTATCGCTGTGTATATGAGACAGACTCTGTGAAGGGGCTTTGGACAGAGCGGCTTCAATAGATCATGACTCCTGCTGGTGTCTGTGCCTTCATCTCATGTCTCGTCTTATTGTTGCTTATCTGCCGCCCCCCTCCCGAATCAAAACCCCACGTTGTTGCAGTTTCTCCAAAACGCCGTAAAGCATAGACTGGTAAACATGAAGACGGGTAGACCCTGCCCCTATTACTTAGCTCCATGATTGATGGCCTCCCCTCAAAATCAGAGTGGCAAAAGTGACAGGTTCCCTGCTTCTCACAACCGTCTCCCTCTGACACACACCGGAAACCTCCAGCGCCTCCACCTCTGTGGGTGAATCGCCTTACTATTGTTCTTAAGGTTGTTATGGTGTTGATGGGGGTCGAAGTAGTCACCAGTGGTTCACATCAAGGCTAATGAATAGATTATGCGCTCAATATCAATGGTGAATGAACAATACTCTTTGTCGCCACGCTCCAATTCATCACTTTTTGATTTAGCTGGTTGTTTTTGAAAATCTTAACAACCCAGAGGGGGGGAATTTAGGAAGAACGTCATGCAATAATAGTCCTTTAAAGTCAAATATCAGCTACATCAGatcaaaagcaacaaaaacccGACAGAACAAGCTTATAAAAGCCCACCATAAGtcacatgtttttaattttgtctaTCTCTCTAATGTAACAAGAGCCTTTAATAAGAGTAACTTTCAGTTTACCCCCGAAGTTTGTGCTATTACACAGGAGTTTGCTGTTTCACCATGAGTTTGAGCAGAGCCAGAAATACAAATGCAACGTTGAAAAACAAGGACTTTATAGCAAATGGGTATACTGTTAGATTTAGCATATAATGAGCCACGCTGTTAGAGAGAACTCTCAGTAATCCAAGTGCCAAAGAGACCTGAAACAAAATACATGAGCGATGAATTCCACAGCCAGATATCATAGCCAGCACCAAAAAATGAAGCTCTTAAAGTGGAGGATGTGGTGCTAGAATGGTGTAAGAAACAGTTGTAAAAGTGATTGCAAAGTGTCTAAATTTGAAGGTATTAGGCAGAAATGTAATAAAGGTGAAATTCTGCTCGGCCCCGTAGTTACTGCGAGTCTTCAGTGAGACCGTCGTTTATGAGACTTTATTTGGTCACCTGAAGGCCTCAGGTTCCCCCCTGTGATGTGATCCCATCTGTCGTGAGGTTATTAACAGCAGCCTGTCCTCAGGTGTTGTTCCTAAAATTTTTAAGGATGCAAACAGTGCAaccactaataaaaaaaaaaacaaccttgccTTGATCCTACCCTGTTATCTAACTTTAGGTCTATTTCCAAGcttccttttctttaaaaaattatgGAGAAAATTGTTCACAGTGTATTTGTGGCATTTTTAGTGAAACATGATGTTCTTGACGGttttcaatctggttttaagTCTCTTCATAGCACGGGCAGCATGGTGGCACAGTGGtaagcactgttgcctcacagaaaGAAGGTCCACCATCACGCCAGggtttttctgtgtggagtttgcatctcccagtgtttgcgtgggttctctccgggtacactggcttcctcccacagtccaaaaacatgcatttagtggggttaggttaattggtaattCAAAAATTTTCACAGGTGTGAACGTaaaatggttgtctgtttctatgtgttagccctgcaacagactggcgacctgtccagagtgtaccGCACGTCTCGCCcagagacagctgggataggcgcCAGCCTCCCCGTgaccctgacaaggataagtggaagagaatggacggatggatggatggatgatggatgatcCATGGAATCTGCACTGCTGGTGGTTTTTACTGACATCCTCCTGGCTACAGATGCAGGGGACTATCTGATGCTAGTTCTTCTAGACTTAACTGTCACTTCTGACACAGCGAATCTTAATATTTTAATGTCTTGTTTAGAGCTCAGGGTAGGCATTTGTGGCACTGTTCTGGAGTGGTTCCAATCCTTCCTTTCCAAGAGAACCTTAGACTACGTGATTTCAGATGTTCCTCTGCTCCTTTGTCTTGTGGGGTTCCGCAGGGCTCGATACTTGGGCCTCTGCTATTTTGTATATCTGCTGCCTCTTGCTTCTAATTTTAGCAAGTACAAAATTGCTCTCCAttgttatgcagatgatactcAGGTTTATGTTCCCTAAAACAGAAGGATGCCTACTCCATGGAAACTTTAGCTGAGTGCCTTGAGGAATTAAAAACCTAAATGGTGCTAAACGTCCTAAATTTTGATCAAAAGAAGGCAGAGGTTATTGTGTTTGGGCCTAGCATCACTGGTGAGGCTTGTTCTGTCGACATAGGCCCAGTGGCTCAGTATGTAAAGCTTATTGTCAGAAGCATGATTTTTAGGATGGACAAGAATTTTAGATTGGACAGTCAAATCAGCGCATTGGTAAAATCTAGCTTCTTTCAGCTGAGACAGCtggctaaaataaaaaaaacattctatCAAAAGATCATTTTGAAACAGTAATCCATGCCGTCATTATAACTCACTTGGATTACTGTAACTCTATATGTTGATTTTAGCCAGTCTTCCTTGTCTTGTCTGCAGATGGTGCAAGTACTCTTGGATGTGGAGGACACAGAGGAGCTGCTCAGAGGAGAAAGGGCTTTTGCTGTAGCGGCTCCCAAATCTTGTATCGTGCTGATGCTCTTATTTTGTGTAGTAATTTTaattcaaattatttttatatttatttacttttacttatttaaactttatttaagtTGTATTTCAGTGCTTTGTCcagcactttggtcagtggttgctgTTTTTAAAACGCTTTCTAAAAAAAGTTGGCTTGGTTTGGCAACAGCCTCAGGCCTCGATCTACTTATTCCATCTGCCATCCTAGTCCAAGGGACACTGTTGAACAACTGACGACAATAAGTGTCCTTAGTGGGTAGGTACGTACATCTGattgttttctctgttgtttgGTGTTCACTTCTAATAAAAACATCTTTGAAAGGGTTTAAATGCAGTTACTAATTACATTGCATGATGCAGCATGACTGATTTATAGGTGGTTAAAAATGATAACTGCATTACATTTTCTTAACGCTTTTAGGATTctctttctcctgtcactcCCAACCAGTCCTGACAGATGCCTGTTCATCCCTGAACCTTGTCCTGCAgaaggcttcttcctgttaaaattgaatttttccttcccactgtcaccaggtGCTTGCTCAAAGTGGATcctttgattgttggggttttccctGTATTGCTATTGGGTCTTTACCTTGTggtcttgaggtgactgctgttgtgatttggtgctatgcaAATAAAACGGAATTGAACTGATAGGAATTGATGTGGCCTGCAACACAAGCAGTGGCCTGCAATCTGTGAAATCCACATTACATGTACAACTGCAAGTGAAAGTAGGTTTTTAATCAAAACCTGGAAACATGACTTGTCTGCATTGAATTCATAAAATAAACCAGGGAAAATAAACTGGCAATGTTTTAACAAACCCAAATGTGTGAAACACATATTGTTTTATAGGATCTTTGCTGCTGGAGGATGGAGCATAGAAGGTATTTCAGTGTCCGACCAAAAGTATAGAATGAAGTGCTGCTTGCAGGCATAATAAAACCAGCTGGGCACAAAACAAGGATAGCTATTTTTGAGGATGGGGGTCCAGAGGGCCATAGTTCCCGATTCATCCTTCATAAATGTAATGTGATGATAAGGAGCTTATAGCCTCTTGTTATCCTCCAATAGGGACTGACAAAACAAAGGGCAGTGTACCAGCATGCTAAAAGATTTCCATTCTAGTAACATCTCCCCGTCCACTTAACACCCACATCAGGTCAGCTGTTCTTAATTTGGTCAGCACCACCAATTAAGCTTCCATCCAGGGGTCTGGGTGCACTGAGGGGTAAATATTGACCCTTGTTTGTAAGCAAGGTTCACAGTTTGAGAGTGCAAAATGGCCCATTTGTGTTCGCGAGATGCTTAGGTCATCGCATTCACCCTTCTCggctgtgtgagagagaggacCTAATAGACACCTGCCCACATGATAGCAACTGGTGTTGGTTATCATTTCATGACAGACTAAACTCATTTAAATAAGGCTGAGAGACAAAAACCATAATCATGGTGTTTGAAGTACAAGTAAAAAAATTTTGTCCTCAACATTGAGTTCAGTGTTTCAGATCAGTTATAAAATTTTATTCAGCGACTCTGTGTGAAATTAGTTAACATTTTCCCATCAAAAAAAGTAAAGTCCCAAATTCTCGCCACAAGCACTGAGCCTCAGATGACCTCTGGTCTTTGTCCTGAGGACCCTGCCCTGCCCTCGCCACCTCCCTTCTCACTGACCAGTCTAAACTCTGTGGGAAACCATCTTCCCCAgtgctttgtgttgttttggacATTGTGCGCCTCACCGGATAatgtctccctcccctctgtttctcttctcttcgaTCTGAAGAGCTGCTGTGTGGAGTGTGGTGTCCGGTGCTAAATGCCCACTAAGCTGGATACAGAGATGAGATGTGACCATGGGTGGGGGAAAAGCAGCTTTTCATTCCTACTCATTGGGTTGCTCTCAAACACTGCTGCTGTAACTCTGCTGAGCAATTACCAGTGATGGATGCTGGCAGGTGATTTAGTGTTGATAACTACATTAACCTCTTCATTTCTTGTGGCAAAACTTAAACTCTACCAAAACTTCCCAGTATCCCAATAATAATTTTTAGGAGACCTGAATTCcaggaagtttaaaaaaaaaaaaaaaaaaaaaaaggattttctttTATAGTAGCCTAAAAATGTGATCACTTGAATGATAAACTGAGGAGATCTTTAATCTCATCTCTGTGCACAAAGCTTCAGAGTATCAGTtcattgttttagtttttgtaAATTGCAGTTAATTTATCCTGCTCTCATTTTTAGGCTGCTTTCAGCTGTTTTATTTCAAGCATCCAGTTTTCAGTGCTGGGTTTCGTTATGTAGACACAACTCTGACCCACTAGTTCTTCATCAAGTCTTCATCTGTTAGTTTAGCCGCTAAACTCCAACATCTAGTGTCTACCTGTTGATTGGCaacattttgctttcaaaagGCCACATCAATACCATGAAATGAATCAGTTAGATTTGACTTGATTTACTTCACAATATAATTCCTGCATAACTCTAAGTAACCTTAATTCCAAAGGAAACAGCCTCAAAAACATTCTTCAGCAACTGCACTGCTAACTGTGACACATCCTATTAGTTTCTTTTCTATTCATTTAAATGCCAGCACGCTCACTGAACAGAGATATGCATTTAACGACTTCCATATCTCTTTCTGCTCATTAGCTGTACTTTTAACATTAAATGTTCTGTTTTCAGACTTTGAGTCAAGTGAGGATTACCTCCAGCTTAAGGACAACCCTCCAAACTCTGGAAATAAGTATGCCACCACTTGAATTGGGATGTCAGTCACCTCAAAACGAGGACCCAATTGACCCCTTGGCATTTGACCCTTATTAACCACGGGTGAAAGTGCTGTATTCAAGGTGTAGCCATCTGTGTGCCTTGTTGCGCTGGGGCTCTCCTCCTCCCTCAATCTTTATTATCCCTCCCAGTGTGCAGCAGCAGTGAGATTGATCAGAGGATGGCTGCTTGATACCGACATACTTTTGAAGAACTGCAATGAATAGTCCACCCACTCCACAGCCAAGTAAAAACCTCAATATATGTGCGTGCCAAAGGCAGTGGTGAGATGTAATGCACACTGCAGCTTAAATGGTTGGGGTCACTTTGAAATAttcctgtttttaaaagaaagagaaggaaattttttttgaaaaataaataataatattaaagaaATGCTTTAAGTGAAAATGAATAATTACTCAAATCATACATCATAAATTCAGTACATAGTTTATGTACATAGACACAAAGAGGCCTGTTTTCAGTAAGATCGCCCCTGTGATCCAGTGGTATATTGCGTAACCTAAAGCAAGTTTATCAAGTTCATCTGGTGACTGATCTTTGGCTATTCTTTGGACAGTCTGTGGGCgttttgtgggtgtgatcactgTCTCTTCTAAGAAATGAAATCCGTTCTATGTGGGAAATTTCTGAAAACAGTGTAATATTTTGTCACTTCATCTCCACTGAATAGGCTGCACTTCTCTGAGCAATCAGATCACACAGAAATGCTGTAAATAGATCAGTTGGAACACTTGTAATCATTTTTTGTTattgcaaatgaaaataaattgtctttttcttttgaatataaaaacatttttcaagaCTTTTGAGCAATAGTGTAAGTATATTCATTTAGCTGctttgcccttctgctccactGCAGAAAATTACTGCACTACTTACTGCCGGCTGCTATGATCATATTCTGATGATGATATTAGGTAAACAAACCACAGTTAGCTTATGACATACACcgatcaggcataacattatgagcactgacaggtgaagtgaataacactgattatctcttcatcGTGGCAGCTGTTAGTGGGTGGGATATATTAAAGAGAAAGTGAAAATTTTGTCCTCAAAGTTTATGTGTTAGAAGCAAAAAAAATGAGCAAGTGTGAGGATTTGAGTGACAGAGTCATAGGTGCCCAAGGCTCAGTGATACACATGGGGAGCAATGGCTGTCATGTGTGGTCAGATCTACATACAAGCTAGTGTAGTCAAATTTCCCAAAAGTTcactgtgttagccctgtgacagccCGGTGACCAGCTCATGGTGTAGCCTGCTGCGTGATCTGATATTTCTGGGTTGGTGTTGTTCTGACATTATCATAGCAATGTCAGTCCAGGATCAGCATTACAACTGACCATCAGTCATGTTGTCTGAGAATTGAGTTAGCATTAGCCAAAAAGTTAGCTACCGCTATTAAAAGCTATCCCTAGCAAACCAACATTGAGAAAGCTAAATTTGGCTGACAGCAAACCTAGCTTGATAATACATACCAGTATATGATATTGTATAAATTAATAAAGAACACACCTAGAATTGTTTCCATTTGTTCTAGAAGACAGTCTTATATAAACAAAGACattccccccccttttttatTCCACATTTCAAGCTGACAGACAACAATTGTTAGTTAGCTGCAAAGTCAGTCCTGGAGAAacttatgatgatgatgatgcaggaACAACACCGATACAGGGGTATCAGATGGCCCTCACTTCATGGTAGTTCGTATGGTGATTTTTACACCACATGCCTTTCAAGACTCTTCATACAATTTCTATCCCTGATTTAAGGATTAATACATTTTCCTGCCTTGAAAATTCAATCCAGTAATTTCATGAAGCAAATATTACGTTTTACTCAATTATTTGTTCACAGGAAACTAACCTCAAACttgctgaaaacaaaaacatattcatAACTACTCTGCACTGTGTCAGTGATGACTGTTCTGTTTGAGGGGACTAGCATTGGCAGTTTACACAGAGGAGAGAAGCACTGACGTCTACTGGAGTTTTAATCACAGGAAAAGCATGTGTTAGCAGATGACTGACAGCTCACTCATTGCTTCTTTGAGCAGTGACAGGATCTTTGGAAATTGAGTTGAACtttgaactttttaaaaaaaaaggttcatcCACCTTTCTTATCATTCAGTCACATTTATGTATACTAGTCAGCTGGTGAGTTAGAGGTTTGTTTAGAGTATTGACTATGGCAGTCACTGAACATATAACGTGACTCTGAGTGTGAAACAATTTGCACCCAGAAAAAGTCTGAAAACTACTGAATGGGGCTCTCGATCAGTGTCTCGTTGCTACATTGTGAGGGTTCATGCTCATTTTTCACAATATGTTCCTTAATGTTGCCATCTTCCTTCTGAAACTGTACCTTCACTGTCAGTGGAGAACATATATCTACTTTACACTTTATGATCATGATGCCATTTGATGCTTGTAGGCTACAGGTGCTGAGATCTGGCATCTCATCTCTGGACAAATGACAGACCAGCTGATCCTTGTTGATGGACATGACCGCCCgttttttcaaaaagtttgGGCTCTCACATACCACCCTGTCCAGCATCTCCATGGTTTTGCTGTTTTCCAACACCCAGTCATGCAGGTACCATATGTGGCAGTCACATTTCCAAGGGTTTCCATGCAGCCTCACGGTGTACTGCAGGATAAAATGGTCGAAAAGGTCCTCTGGGAGACTCTCCAGTTGGTTGTCagacaggtagagctgctgaaTGAATTCCTGGCTCTTGAACAGTTTGGCATCCAAAGTGCTGAGATTGTTCTTTTGCAGGTAGATTGTCCTAATCTCAGACAGATCATTAAAGATTGTTTCGGGCAGTGAAGTGATCTGGTTTTCAGACAGGTCCAGGATCATCAGGGCTGTAACATTTCTAAAAATGTCTCCAGTAAGGTTGGAGAGCTGGTTAGAGGACAGGATGAGGTTGGTAAGTAAAGTCAGACTGCTTAGAGAGGACAGCTCAGTTAGTCTGTTGCCTTTTAGGTTCAGTTCCGACAAATTTGAGCCCTCAAATCCAAACACTTTATCGCTAAAGGTTGTAAGAAGGTTCCCACGGAGATTCAGCACCTGCAATTCAGTTAACACAGCAAAGATGCCATCATCAAGTTTTGTTATCATGTTCCCTTCCAGATGAagctctgtcagctgagaaACATTGTGAAATGTGTCAGATGTAAAATTGCTGAGGAGGTTGTTGTTCATTTTCAAGATCTCTAACTTTTCCAGACCacaaaaagtttctttttttactccCTCAAGCTTATTTTGGGACAAATCCAGGACACGCAGCTTTTGAAGGTTCAGGAAAAGAAACGCAGGTAGATCTGATATGACGTTGCCCTTCATTTGCAGAGTTTCTAGCTGTTTCAAGGAGTCAAACATACCAGGAAGCACCGTCTGGAACCTGTTGAAGTTGAGCAGCAGTTTAGTCAAATTTCCTTGCTTTGAAAAAGTTCCTAGAAATAAATGATCCAAGGGGTTCCCGCTGATCTCCAGTTCCTGAAGCTCAGTCAGATGTTCGAATGCCCGACAGTGAATACTTTTCAGTTGATTATCCAGGAAAATAAGCTTGGTGAGTTGAGGACTGCCCTCCAAAGTGTGAGAGAACAGGTACTGCACAGCCGTAGTCATTACAATAAAGTCCTTGACCTCCCTGGAAATATTCTTTGGTAAAGACGTCATTGTTGCATCAGCACATAGCACCTGGACCAGAGTGAAACACTGACATCGGTATGGACAAAACTCTCCGCTGCCTTTGTGgcagagaagcagcaggagcaggatCAAACCCAAATTTCTGTCCATTttttactgaaaaaaacaaacaaacccaacaaCAAAGAAAGAGGAAATTCAAAAAAGCTCAGACTCATGCACTGCAAACAAAAACCTCTGTGTTACAGCGATCGAGGAACACTGTGACAAGTTTCTCTGTGGGCTTGGAAGTCAGCTGACAAAAAGtgcaaacaacaacacaagTATGGGTTAGGCAAGAAAAACCTTTGCCCGCTGGTCAGCTCtggccacaaaaaaaaaagattatcatGCAATTCAGCAAACCAGCAAAA
It includes:
- the LOC101482396 gene encoding uncharacterized protein LOC101482396; this encodes MDRNLGLILLLLLLCHKGSGEFCPYRCQCFTLVQVLCADATMTSLPKNISREVKDFIVMTTAVQYLFSHTLEGSPQLTKLIFLDNQLKSIHCRAFEHLTELQELEISGNPLDHLFLGTFSKQGNLTKLLLNFNRFQTVLPGMFDSLKQLETLQMKGNVISDLPAFLFLNLQKLRVLDLSQNKLEGVKKETFCGLEKLEILKMNNNLLSNFTSDTFHNVSQLTELHLEGNMITKLDDGIFAVLTELQVLNLRGNLLTTFSDKVFGFEGSNLSELNLKGNRLTELSSLSSLTLLTNLILSSNQLSNLTGDIFRNVTALMILDLSENQITSLPETIFNDLSEIRTIYLQKNNLSTLDAKLFKSQEFIQQLYLSDNQLESLPEDLFDHFILQYTVRLHGNPWKCDCHIWYLHDWVLENSKTMEMLDRVVCESPNFLKKRAVMSINKDQLVCHLSRDEMPDLSTCSLQASNGIMIIKCKVDICSPLTVKVQFQKEDGNIKEHIVKNEHEPSQCSNETLIESPIQ